A portion of the Adhaeribacter radiodurans genome contains these proteins:
- a CDS encoding T9SS type A sorting domain-containing protein, producing MKKLLTLFGCNSSISPLRLSFIFVLFFLLKSSGANAQSKVTKQWDKTFGGSVNDYFSASAPTLDGGYLLGGSSYSTKSGDKSEVNKGDVNCSFGPCYYTSEDFWLVKTDANGKKVWDKTLGGRGSDYLKVIISLPEGGYLLGGSSYSAAGEDKSENSRGYSDYWIVKIDLYGNKIWDKTFGGNNADDLEAIIATPDGGFLLGGTSFSGMGSDKSDINRGENSSDYWIVKINRNGDKEWDKTFGGTHMDNLASIIATPNGDYLLGGSSNSLVSGDKTAANNAQNLNTYNFWVIKMDSQGNKKWDFTYGFTNFDSYLTTILFEPVSSQFILGGSTIGNSTGQTDYDYLVANIDENGVENNIVAVGGKKNDFLSTIAPTPEGNILIGGTSFSGAGKDKSEENKGYEDYWLVCLKASKKIWDITLGGRDSDLLAAILPTPDGGYLLSGTSNSTISGNKTENSQGSRDYWLVKLIEAFPPVTSITDVRFGGTDHDNFTNFIKTGDNGYLLGGYSRSGQNGDKSQPSQGGFDYWVVKTNAAGQEIWNKRFGGTGNDYLNCFLQTPDGGYLLGGSSESGVGGDKTGVSRGDRDFWVVKISSTGEKEWDHTYGGSGFEDLRQIRQLPSGNFVLAGYSISPAGDDKSENSRGGYDFWIVLLNSNGNKIADYRYGGNANDYLQDVLINPDGSLLLGGTSLSGESSDKTQPSQGSSDYWIVKINAEGQILWDKSFGSSSEDNLSTIAAIDNHYLLAGSSNSPEGGNKSQNSQGGKDFWILKVDNTGQKIWDKTYGGNQNEELRSVAIAVDGSLLLGGTSFSRASGDKTQPSQGSCDYWAVKTNNAGTLQWNKRFGGTGSDELRTLWMENDGSYLLGGRSNSDQSGDHTQTSQGRTDFWLVKVPATTTPRIPAEAFTFFSTSEVTLPAEPDLRTYPNPFSQQLSITYQTSKSQLVNVQVLDSQGRRITTLYRAIAPAGQLLKWQWQPGPHLPNGLYLLRLQTPEKISQQKILFLR from the coding sequence ATGAAAAAATTGCTTACTCTTTTTGGTTGTAATTCTTCAATTTCTCCCCTTCGTCTGAGTTTCATTTTTGTTTTATTTTTTCTCTTAAAGTCCAGTGGGGCAAACGCGCAAAGCAAAGTGACCAAACAATGGGATAAAACTTTTGGCGGCAGCGTGAACGATTATTTTAGTGCTTCAGCCCCCACCTTGGATGGCGGGTATCTACTGGGAGGCTCTTCTTATTCCACCAAAAGCGGAGATAAAAGCGAAGTAAATAAAGGCGATGTTAATTGCAGCTTTGGCCCGTGTTATTATACCTCCGAAGATTTTTGGCTGGTAAAAACCGATGCCAACGGCAAGAAAGTATGGGATAAAACTTTAGGTGGAAGAGGAAGTGATTACTTGAAAGTAATTATTTCTTTACCCGAGGGTGGTTACCTTTTAGGAGGAAGCTCTTATTCGGCTGCCGGTGAGGATAAAAGTGAAAACAGCCGGGGCTACAGCGATTATTGGATTGTAAAAATTGACTTGTACGGAAATAAAATCTGGGATAAAACTTTTGGTGGCAATAACGCCGATGACCTGGAAGCCATAATAGCTACTCCCGATGGTGGTTTTTTACTGGGAGGCACTTCTTTTTCGGGTATGGGCAGCGACAAAAGCGACATTAACCGGGGCGAAAACAGCTCCGATTATTGGATTGTTAAAATAAACCGAAACGGGGATAAAGAATGGGATAAAACCTTTGGCGGCACCCACATGGATAACCTGGCTTCTATAATTGCGACTCCCAATGGTGATTATTTACTCGGTGGTTCTTCTAACTCCCTCGTGAGCGGCGATAAAACGGCTGCCAATAATGCGCAAAACCTCAATACCTATAATTTCTGGGTTATTAAAATGGATAGCCAGGGAAATAAAAAATGGGATTTCACCTATGGCTTTACCAATTTTGATAGCTATTTAACTACTATTCTATTTGAGCCGGTAAGTTCTCAATTTATTCTGGGAGGTTCTACCATCGGAAATTCAACGGGTCAAACTGATTATGATTATCTGGTAGCCAACATTGATGAAAACGGAGTAGAAAACAATATAGTAGCCGTAGGCGGTAAAAAAAACGATTTTCTGAGTACTATTGCTCCTACCCCGGAGGGAAATATTTTAATAGGTGGTACTTCCTTTTCCGGAGCCGGCAAAGATAAAAGCGAAGAAAACAAAGGCTACGAAGATTATTGGCTGGTTTGCTTAAAGGCTAGTAAAAAGATATGGGATATAACTTTGGGTGGCCGCGATTCTGATTTACTCGCAGCCATACTCCCTACCCCGGATGGAGGTTACTTGTTATCCGGCACTTCTAACTCTACCATTAGCGGCAATAAAACCGAAAATAGCCAGGGTAGCCGGGATTATTGGCTGGTAAAGTTAATCGAAGCTTTTCCGCCGGTTACTTCGATAACTGACGTTCGTTTTGGCGGAACCGACCACGACAATTTTACTAATTTTATAAAAACCGGCGATAATGGGTACCTTTTAGGTGGTTATTCCAGGTCCGGCCAAAATGGCGACAAAAGCCAACCGAGCCAGGGAGGTTTCGATTATTGGGTAGTTAAAACCAATGCCGCCGGCCAGGAAATCTGGAACAAACGTTTTGGCGGCACTGGCAACGATTATCTTAACTGTTTTTTACAAACCCCCGATGGCGGCTATTTGCTGGGCGGCAGTTCAGAGTCTGGGGTGGGTGGCGATAAAACCGGCGTGAGCAGGGGCGATCGGGATTTTTGGGTGGTAAAAATTAGCTCTACAGGCGAAAAAGAATGGGACCATACTTATGGCGGTAGTGGTTTCGAAGATTTACGTCAAATACGGCAACTACCTTCCGGAAATTTTGTTTTGGCCGGTTACAGCATTTCTCCGGCCGGCGATGATAAAAGCGAAAACAGCCGTGGCGGCTATGATTTTTGGATTGTTTTATTAAATTCTAACGGCAATAAAATAGCAGATTATCGCTACGGCGGTAATGCCAACGATTACCTGCAAGACGTATTGATTAACCCCGACGGCAGCTTACTATTAGGCGGTACTTCCTTATCCGGGGAAAGCAGCGACAAAACCCAGCCTAGCCAGGGCAGTTCTGATTACTGGATAGTTAAAATAAATGCCGAGGGGCAAATACTTTGGGATAAAAGTTTCGGCAGTTCCAGCGAAGATAATCTTTCTACAATAGCGGCAATAGATAATCATTACCTGTTAGCGGGGTCCAGCAACTCGCCGGAAGGTGGCAACAAAAGCCAAAATAGCCAGGGCGGCAAAGACTTCTGGATTTTAAAAGTAGATAATACTGGTCAAAAAATATGGGATAAAACCTACGGCGGCAATCAAAACGAAGAACTAAGATCGGTAGCTATAGCGGTAGATGGCAGTTTATTGCTCGGTGGCACTTCTTTTTCCAGAGCCAGCGGCGATAAAACGCAGCCTAGCCAGGGCAGCTGCGATTATTGGGCTGTAAAAACAAATAACGCGGGCACTTTGCAATGGAACAAACGGTTTGGTGGCACTGGTAGCGACGAGCTACGTACTTTATGGATGGAAAACGACGGCAGTTATTTATTGGGTGGCCGCTCAAACTCAGACCAAAGTGGTGATCACACCCAAACCAGCCAGGGTCGCACCGATTTTTGGTTGGTAAAAGTACCGGCAACTACTACTCCCCGCATCCCAGCCGAAGCATTTACTTTTTTTTCCACTTCGGAAGTTACTTTACCCGCCGAACCTGATTTGAGAACTTACCCTAATCCTTTTTCGCAACAACTTTCCATTACCTATCAAACCAGCAAATCGCAATTAGTAAATGTCCAAGTCCTTGACAGCCAAGGACGCAGAATAACAACTTTATACCGGGCAATAGCACCTGCCGGTCAGCTTTTAAAATGGCAGTGGCAACCTGGGCCCCATTTACCCAATGGTTTGTACCTGTTACGTCTGCAAACTCCCGAAAAAATCAGTCAACAAAAAATATTATTTTTACGTTAA
- a CDS encoding T9SS type A sorting domain-containing protein, with the protein MNTRFTWLTLLPQRPGRLSYPFRLAILLITLIFFSSISFAQNIQWDKTLGGSEDDRLRVVQQTSDGGYILGGFSESNKSGDKSQNNKDAAGGIYRDYWIVKLKADGSKEWDKTIGANRNDYLMALQQTSDGGYILGGYSSSTKSGDKSADGKGEYDYWVVKLSANGTKVWDKTYGGTGDDQLYSLQQTKDGGYILAGNSASGISGDKTEASRDPSDQYPKSDFWVLKLKADGSKEWDKTIGGSGADFLKSVRQTSDGGYILGGTSESDISGDKSQANKGKLYSSDFWMVKLKADGSKDWDKTIGGSDNDALAVLRQTNDGGYILGGNSFSSKSGDKSEEPRGGYEDYWVVKTDAQGNKQWDKTIGGTVTDVLATLELTDDGGYLLGGTSRSGISGDKTEKNRGDLVDEWGEYVDDYWVVKLKADGSKAWDKTLGSESYDILSSLQQTKDGGYIIAGSTPETGGNKTEPSRGGYDYWVVKLDNNAKKNQQITFAPLPDVDYATQKNVTLKATSSSGLPVSFSLLSGPATIQNNILTLTGRPGTVTVQASQAGNNEYYQAEAVTRSFQVSVPLNANFWDMRYGGSGTDNLTTAIKTIDGGYLAGGYSSSVISGERSQAGRGQNDYWIVKTDKYGRKLWDKRYGGSGNDYLNRIIQTRDGGYLLGGSSLSGVNGDKTQASRGDRDYWVVKVDAQGNKQWDKTFGGNGYDELRKIVQLSTGEYVLGGYSNSPVSGDKSQDTQGRNDYWLVKISSTGTKIWDKRYGGTGEETLGSFTETRDGGFLLGGESFSSANGDKYQASRGGSDFWVIRVDKDGKKLWDKTYGGSNQDAISSVSRSNGETFILSGTSSSSISGERSQANKGKNDYWVVKIDAQGNKLWDKAFGGNDNDQLEASTTLADGSTILAGSSWSEVSGDKTKAGQGSNDYWLVKIDASGAKQWDKRYGGSSFEEVRTVFQTQDGGLLIGGRSASGESGDKTQPSQGETDFWLVKVSPDSLSTLATIAARVTNSVSSSILTSEKVNLTAYPNPSQDKVTIKFTLPNTQTASVKVYNSQGKEITTLFNGQAQANQTYQVQWQGSSYKANLYFIQLQTPTIRQQHKLLLTK; encoded by the coding sequence ATGAACACACGTTTTACATGGCTCACCCTGCTCCCACAACGGCCAGGCAGGTTATCTTACCCATTCCGCTTAGCTATTCTTTTAATTACACTTATTTTTTTTTCTTCCATCTCGTTTGCCCAGAATATTCAATGGGATAAAACTTTAGGGGGAAGTGAAGACGACCGTTTAAGAGTTGTTCAGCAAACCAGCGATGGTGGCTATATTCTTGGGGGCTTTTCAGAATCAAATAAAAGTGGCGATAAATCCCAAAATAATAAGGATGCCGCCGGCGGTATTTACCGAGATTACTGGATTGTGAAACTAAAAGCCGACGGCAGTAAAGAATGGGATAAGACCATTGGCGCAAACCGAAATGACTATTTAATGGCACTTCAACAGACCAGTGATGGCGGTTATATTCTGGGTGGATATAGTTCTTCTACTAAAAGCGGCGATAAATCCGCTGACGGTAAGGGCGAATATGACTACTGGGTAGTAAAATTAAGTGCTAATGGCACGAAAGTTTGGGATAAAACCTATGGCGGCACCGGCGATGATCAACTTTACTCTTTGCAGCAGACCAAAGATGGCGGCTACATTTTAGCCGGGAATTCTGCCTCTGGTATTTCGGGCGATAAAACCGAGGCTTCACGGGATCCAAGCGACCAATATCCTAAAAGCGATTTCTGGGTTTTAAAATTAAAAGCTGATGGTAGTAAAGAATGGGATAAAACGATTGGCGGTTCAGGCGCTGATTTTTTAAAATCTGTAAGGCAAACCAGCGATGGTGGATACATCCTGGGTGGTACCTCTGAGTCAGACATCAGCGGCGATAAAAGTCAGGCGAATAAAGGTAAACTATACTCCTCCGACTTTTGGATGGTAAAATTAAAAGCTGATGGTTCTAAGGATTGGGATAAAACCATTGGAGGATCCGATAATGATGCTTTGGCTGTACTTCGACAAACCAATGATGGGGGTTATATTCTGGGAGGTAATTCTTTTTCAAGTAAATCCGGCGACAAATCAGAAGAGCCAAGAGGTGGCTATGAAGATTACTGGGTAGTAAAAACAGATGCTCAAGGCAACAAGCAGTGGGACAAAACCATTGGTGGAACAGTAACCGATGTTTTAGCAACGTTGGAGCTGACCGATGATGGTGGCTATTTACTCGGCGGAACTTCCCGCTCCGGCATCAGTGGTGATAAAACCGAAAAAAACCGGGGCGATCTTGTGGATGAATGGGGCGAATATGTAGATGATTATTGGGTAGTTAAACTGAAAGCCGATGGTTCCAAAGCCTGGGATAAAACTTTAGGCAGCGAAAGCTACGATATCTTAAGTTCTTTGCAACAAACCAAAGATGGTGGGTATATTATCGCCGGGTCCACTCCAGAAACGGGAGGCAACAAAACCGAGCCGAGCCGGGGCGGGTACGATTACTGGGTAGTAAAACTGGATAACAACGCCAAAAAGAACCAGCAGATTACCTTCGCTCCGCTGCCAGACGTAGATTATGCCACGCAAAAAAACGTTACGTTAAAAGCCACCTCCAGTTCCGGCTTACCGGTTTCTTTTAGTTTACTATCCGGCCCGGCCACCATCCAAAACAACATACTTACGCTTACTGGTCGTCCGGGAACCGTAACGGTACAAGCTTCCCAAGCCGGCAACAATGAATATTACCAGGCAGAAGCGGTTACCCGCAGTTTTCAAGTGAGCGTTCCTTTAAATGCTAATTTCTGGGATATGCGCTACGGCGGCTCTGGTACCGACAACTTAACCACCGCTATTAAAACTATCGATGGCGGTTATTTGGCTGGTGGATACTCTAGCTCCGTTATTTCCGGGGAAAGAAGCCAGGCAGGTCGGGGTCAGAATGATTACTGGATTGTAAAAACTGATAAATACGGCCGTAAACTCTGGGACAAGCGGTACGGTGGATCGGGGAACGATTACCTCAATCGAATCATTCAAACCCGGGATGGCGGCTATTTACTCGGCGGTTCTTCACTCTCCGGAGTAAACGGAGATAAAACCCAGGCTAGTCGCGGCGATCGGGATTATTGGGTAGTAAAAGTAGATGCCCAAGGCAACAAACAATGGGATAAAACTTTTGGTGGCAACGGTTACGATGAGTTACGAAAAATAGTGCAGTTGAGCACGGGCGAATACGTGTTAGGAGGTTACAGCAACTCACCCGTGAGCGGTGATAAAAGCCAGGATACCCAAGGCCGAAATGATTATTGGCTAGTGAAAATTAGTAGCACCGGCACCAAGATATGGGATAAGCGTTACGGGGGCACCGGCGAAGAAACTTTAGGCAGTTTTACCGAAACCCGCGACGGCGGCTTTTTACTGGGCGGCGAATCATTTTCCAGTGCTAACGGAGACAAGTACCAGGCCAGCCGGGGCGGCAGCGACTTCTGGGTAATACGGGTAGATAAAGACGGTAAAAAGCTGTGGGATAAAACCTACGGTGGCAGTAACCAAGATGCTATTTCATCGGTGAGTCGCAGTAACGGAGAAACATTTATTTTATCCGGAACCAGCTCTTCCTCCATTAGCGGGGAGAGAAGCCAGGCCAACAAGGGTAAAAATGATTACTGGGTAGTAAAAATAGATGCGCAAGGCAATAAACTATGGGATAAAGCCTTTGGAGGCAACGACAACGATCAATTAGAAGCTAGCACTACTTTGGCTGACGGAAGTACTATTCTAGCGGGTAGCTCTTGGTCAGAGGTGAGTGGCGACAAAACCAAGGCTGGTCAGGGATCAAATGATTACTGGTTAGTTAAAATAGATGCTTCCGGTGCTAAACAATGGGACAAACGTTATGGGGGCAGCAGCTTCGAAGAAGTTCGGACTGTGTTTCAAACGCAAGATGGCGGCTTGTTAATAGGTGGCCGTTCCGCTTCGGGTGAAAGCGGGGATAAAACCCAGCCCAGCCAAGGCGAAACGGATTTCTGGTTAGTAAAAGTATCACCGGATAGTTTGTCTACTCTGGCTACTATAGCAGCACGAGTTACTAATTCCGTTTCTTCGTCTATTTTAACAAGCGAAAAAGTAAATTTAACTGCCTATCCCAATCCTTCCCAGGATAAAGTAACCATCAAATTTACTTTACCTAATACACAAACTGCTTCGGTAAAAGTATACAATAGCCAGGGCAAAGAAATTACCACTTTGTTTAACGGCCAAGCACAAGCGAATCAAACCTACCAAGTGCAATGGCAGGGTTCCAGCTACAAGGCAAATTTGTATTTTATTCAATTGCAAACACCTACCATACGGCAACAACACAAACTACTCTTAACAAAATAG
- a CDS encoding endo-1,4-beta-xylanase has protein sequence MKNNKIWITTCLAAFSLGMMQKSEPTLKEAFKKDFYVGAAVNNPQVSGKDSKAQELIKKQFNTISPENALKWGPVHPKFDEYNFKPADDYVAFGQQNKMFIVGHTLVWHQQTPDWVFEDAAGKPVTREVLLKQMENHISTVVGRYKGKINGWDVVNEAIADEGGKMRPTKWLSIIGEDFAQKAFEYAHKADPQAELYYNDYSLYRPDKREGTIRLVKSLQAKGIKVKAIGMQGHYGLTVPTIEQVEESIVAFSKLGVEVNFTELDIDVLPNPSRRQGADIAETFTTDQKFNVYTNGLPDSVQQKLTKRYADLFTLFRKHRDKIGRITFWGVTDSNSWLNNWPIRGRTSYPLLFDRQYQPKPAYHAILKTTAQKN, from the coding sequence ATGAAAAACAATAAAATTTGGATTACCACTTGTTTAGCGGCTTTTAGTTTGGGGATGATGCAAAAATCGGAACCTACTTTAAAAGAAGCTTTTAAAAAGGATTTTTACGTAGGGGCGGCCGTGAACAACCCACAAGTTTCTGGCAAGGATTCCAAAGCTCAGGAATTAATAAAAAAACAATTTAACACCATTAGTCCGGAGAATGCACTTAAATGGGGGCCGGTACATCCTAAATTTGATGAATACAATTTTAAGCCCGCCGACGATTACGTAGCTTTTGGCCAGCAGAACAAGATGTTTATTGTGGGCCACACCTTGGTTTGGCACCAGCAAACGCCCGACTGGGTTTTTGAAGACGCAGCCGGTAAACCGGTTACCCGCGAAGTGCTTTTAAAACAGATGGAAAATCATATTTCAACGGTAGTAGGTCGCTACAAAGGTAAAATTAACGGTTGGGATGTAGTAAACGAAGCTATTGCCGACGAAGGTGGTAAGATGCGGCCAACCAAGTGGCTTTCCATTATCGGGGAAGATTTTGCTCAAAAAGCTTTTGAATACGCCCATAAAGCTGACCCACAAGCGGAATTATATTACAACGATTATAGCTTATACCGCCCCGATAAACGCGAAGGCACAATTCGTTTAGTAAAAAGTTTGCAAGCCAAAGGCATAAAAGTAAAAGCAATTGGTATGCAGGGACATTATGGTTTAACGGTACCCACCATTGAGCAAGTAGAAGAAAGTATTGTCGCTTTTTCGAAGTTAGGGGTAGAAGTTAATTTTACCGAATTAGACATTGATGTGCTCCCTAACCCGAGTCGCCGGCAAGGTGCGGATATTGCGGAAACCTTTACCACTGATCAGAAATTTAACGTGTACACCAACGGGCTCCCAGACTCTGTACAGCAAAAATTAACCAAACGCTACGCTGATTTATTTACTTTATTTAGGAAACACCGCGATAAAATTGGCCGGATTACTTTCTGGGGCGTAACCGATTCCAATTCCTGGCTCAACAATTGGCCAATTAGAGGGCGTACCAGTTATCCGCTGCTTTTCGACCGCCAGTATCAGCCTAAACCGGCTTATCACGCTATTCTAAAAACTACCGCTCAGAAAAATTAA
- the uxuA gene encoding mannonate dehydratase, with amino-acid sequence MKMRQTWRWFGPADPVTLQDIRQTGAEGIVTALHHVPHGAVWPVEEIKKRQQEIEAFGLSWDVVESVTVHESIKTRSGDYQHYIDLYKESIRNIAACGIKIVTYNFMPVNDWTRTDLNLVMPDGSKALYFNWFDLAIFDIHLLQRPNAEQDYPEYVVREAEKRFQEYTKEKLEQLVYIIMFGIPGEQKQTLEQMQDNLARYKDIDRNVLRENLKYFLQEISPVAEEVGIKLAIHPDDPPYPILGLPRVVSTLDDLNYILESVPSPSNGICFCTGSLGANLKNNLPDMAKQIGKRIHFVHLRNVTKDEHGNFFEADHLGGDVDMYAVVKEILTIQQQVANPIPFRPDHGHQMLDDLAKVTNPGYSAIGRLRGLAEIRGLELGICRAQGWE; translated from the coding sequence ATGAAAATGAGACAAACCTGGCGTTGGTTCGGCCCAGCCGATCCGGTAACGCTGCAAGATATTCGCCAAACGGGCGCCGAAGGAATTGTTACGGCTTTGCACCACGTGCCGCACGGCGCCGTTTGGCCCGTAGAAGAAATAAAAAAACGCCAGCAGGAAATAGAAGCCTTTGGTTTATCCTGGGATGTTGTAGAAAGTGTAACCGTACACGAAAGTATTAAAACCCGCTCCGGCGATTACCAGCACTACATTGATTTATACAAAGAATCGATACGAAATATAGCAGCCTGCGGCATTAAGATTGTGACCTACAATTTTATGCCCGTAAACGACTGGACCCGCACCGACCTGAACCTGGTAATGCCCGATGGCTCCAAAGCTTTATATTTTAATTGGTTCGACCTGGCCATTTTTGATATTCACTTGTTGCAGCGGCCTAATGCCGAGCAGGATTACCCGGAATATGTAGTTAGAGAAGCGGAAAAGCGGTTTCAGGAATATACCAAGGAAAAACTGGAGCAACTAGTGTACATTATAATGTTTGGCATTCCGGGCGAACAAAAGCAAACGCTGGAACAAATGCAAGACAACCTGGCCCGTTATAAAGATATTGACCGGAATGTTTTACGCGAAAATTTAAAATATTTTCTGCAGGAAATTTCCCCGGTAGCCGAAGAAGTAGGCATAAAACTAGCCATTCACCCCGACGATCCGCCCTATCCTATATTAGGTTTACCCCGCGTGGTAAGTACCCTGGATGATTTAAATTACATTCTGGAATCTGTACCGAGTCCGAGTAATGGAATATGTTTTTGTACCGGTTCCTTAGGAGCAAACTTAAAAAACAATTTGCCTGATATGGCAAAGCAAATTGGTAAACGGATTCATTTTGTGCATTTGCGGAATGTGACTAAAGACGAACACGGCAATTTTTTTGAGGCCGATCATTTAGGCGGCGATGTAGATATGTATGCGGTGGTAAAAGAAATTCTTACTATTCAACAGCAAGTAGCCAATCCTATTCCTTTCCGCCCCGATCATGGCCACCAAATGCTCGACGATCTGGCAAAAGTTACTAATCCGGGTTATTCGGCTATTGGGCGGTTACGCGGTTTAGCGGAAATAAGAGGCTTAGAGTTAGGTATTTGCCGTGCCCAAGGTTGGGAATAA
- a CDS encoding alpha-glucuronidase family glycosyl hydrolase: MKFKNLPAFLVFLFTVCSSFPARADDGYRLWQRYDLLKNPQKRQQYQENITSLVTAGNSPTLTVARQELELALSGLTGKPFRTSTTVGTGALIIGTPQNSPIIKNLNLAAKLNPLGPDGFLILSTTVNGKKVTVITANSDIGVLYGSFQFLKLLQTQQDISKLSISSAPKIKNRILNHWDNLDRTVERGYAGFSIWDWHKLPDYIDQRYLDYARANASIGINGTVLTNVNANALILTKDYLVKVKALADAFRPYGLKVYLTARFSAPIEIGGLKTADPLDAEVKTWWKNKAAEIYSYVPDFGGFLVKANSEGQPGPQNYGRNHADGANMLADAVADKGGIVMWRAFVYDNKVPDDRAKQAFTEFKPLDGSFRKNVLVQVKNGPIDFQPREPFHPLFGAMPKTPLMMEFQITQEYLGQATNLVYQAPLYKETLEADTYVQGTGSTVAKVIDGSLHQYQLTGIAGVANIGNDRNWTGHLFGQANWYCFGRLAWDHTLSSDKMADEWLRMTFTNEEAFIKPVKAMMLQSRETLVNYMTPLGLHHIMGYDHHYGPGPWIKDKKRADWTSVYYHKASPEGIGFDRTSTGSNALSQYAPAFQQKFGNPQTCPEEFLLWFHHLKWDYKVKSGRSLWDELCHRYYNGAAEVGKMRQTWQSTQAYVDAERFNHVKMLLNIQEKEARWWRDACVLYFQTFSGKPIPAGLEKPTQTLDYYLKQDPKFVPGI, encoded by the coding sequence ATGAAATTTAAAAATTTACCTGCATTCCTGGTTTTCCTGTTCACCGTTTGCTCTAGCTTTCCTGCTCGCGCCGACGATGGATACCGGCTTTGGCAACGCTACGATTTACTAAAAAACCCGCAAAAGCGGCAGCAGTATCAGGAAAATATAACTAGTTTAGTTACGGCAGGCAACTCCCCTACTCTAACCGTTGCCCGCCAGGAATTAGAATTAGCATTATCTGGTTTAACAGGTAAGCCATTCCGAACTTCCACCACTGTAGGCACCGGAGCTTTAATAATTGGTACCCCGCAGAACTCGCCTATTATTAAAAATTTAAATTTAGCAGCCAAACTAAACCCGCTGGGCCCAGATGGATTTTTGATTTTATCTACTACCGTTAATGGAAAAAAGGTTACGGTTATTACGGCCAATTCCGATATCGGCGTTTTATACGGTTCGTTTCAGTTTTTAAAATTACTGCAAACGCAGCAGGATATTAGTAAATTATCTATCAGCAGCGCGCCCAAAATTAAAAACCGGATTTTAAATCACTGGGATAACCTGGACCGCACCGTTGAACGAGGTTACGCGGGTTTTTCTATCTGGGACTGGCATAAACTGCCCGACTACATCGACCAACGCTACCTGGATTATGCCCGGGCAAATGCCTCTATTGGGATTAACGGCACTGTGTTGACGAATGTAAATGCCAACGCTTTAATTTTAACCAAAGATTATTTAGTAAAAGTAAAAGCCCTGGCCGATGCTTTTCGCCCCTACGGATTAAAAGTTTACTTAACAGCTCGGTTTAGTGCTCCCATTGAAATTGGCGGTTTAAAAACGGCCGATCCGCTGGATGCGGAAGTAAAAACCTGGTGGAAAAATAAAGCGGCTGAAATTTACTCGTACGTACCCGATTTTGGCGGTTTTCTGGTAAAAGCTAATTCAGAAGGGCAGCCCGGCCCGCAGAACTACGGTCGTAACCACGCCGATGGTGCCAATATGTTAGCCGATGCCGTAGCCGATAAAGGCGGAATTGTAATGTGGCGTGCCTTTGTGTATGATAATAAAGTACCCGACGACCGGGCCAAACAAGCCTTTACCGAATTTAAACCACTGGACGGAAGCTTTCGGAAGAATGTATTGGTGCAGGTAAAAAATGGCCCGATTGATTTTCAACCCCGCGAGCCGTTTCATCCTTTATTTGGTGCTATGCCTAAAACGCCTTTAATGATGGAATTTCAGATTACCCAGGAATACTTAGGCCAGGCCACCAACCTGGTTTACCAGGCACCGCTTTACAAAGAAACGTTAGAGGCTGACACCTACGTACAGGGCACCGGCTCTACAGTAGCGAAAGTAATAGACGGTAGTTTGCACCAGTATCAACTTACTGGCATTGCCGGTGTAGCTAATATTGGCAACGACCGCAACTGGACCGGACATTTATTCGGTCAAGCCAATTGGTATTGCTTTGGGCGTTTAGCCTGGGATCATACTTTATCTTCGGATAAAATGGCCGATGAATGGTTGCGCATGACGTTCACGAACGAAGAAGCTTTTATTAAACCAGTAAAAGCCATGATGCTGCAGTCGCGGGAAACTTTAGTAAATTACATGACGCCTTTGGGTTTACACCACATTATGGGCTACGACCACCACTATGGTCCCGGTCCCTGGATAAAAGATAAAAAACGCGCCGATTGGACATCGGTGTATTACCATAAAGCCTCACCCGAGGGAATTGGTTTTGATCGGACTTCAACGGGAAGCAACGCGCTTTCGCAATATGCCCCGGCTTTTCAGCAAAAATTTGGCAATCCACAAACCTGCCCCGAAGAATTTCTCCTCTGGTTTCATCACCTAAAATGGGATTATAAAGTTAAATCGGGTCGTAGCTTGTGGGATGAATTATGCCACCGCTACTACAATGGTGCTGCTGAAGTAGGTAAAATGCGGCAAACCTGGCAAAGTACTCAGGCTTATGTAGATGCCGAAAGATTTAACCACGTAAAAATGTTACTGAACATTCAGGAAAAAGAAGCTCGCTGGTGGCGCGATGCGTGCGTACTTTACTTTCAAACGTTCTCTGGTAAGCCTATTCCAGCAGGTTTAGAAAAACCGACGCAAACCCTGGATTATTACCTAAAACAAGATCCCAAATTTGTTCCGGGTATTTAA